From a region of the Andrena cerasifolii isolate SP2316 chromosome 13, iyAndCera1_principal, whole genome shotgun sequence genome:
- the Hbg2 gene encoding alpha-glucosidase — MFRLTVIACLVFPALSGSIPRLSASTEWHKNALVYQIYPRSFKDSNGDGIGDLNGITSKLEHVADIGVTAFWLSPIYRSPQVDFGYDISNFTDVDPDYGTLEDFDRLVAKAKSLGLKVILDLVPNHSSPEHPWFKKSVQKIKPYDEYYIWRDAKIVNGTRQPPNNWLSTFTGPAWQWNEDRKQYYLHQFAAGQPDLNYRSEALNQEMKDVLTFWLKRGVDGFRIDAINYMFEVVSLMDEPSANRTDIPADDYDSLVHIYTRDQNETYDVLKSWRKLMDDYSDQSKTDAKMILTEAYTTDDLVNKFYKYGSTVPFNFMFIIDLNIASTAAEFKKHVDQWVSSVSGSEYLPNWVVGNHDNHRVRARYGAKRADQISMLSMMLPGITVVYNGDEIGMQDRNFSYQETLDPAGCNAGPQRYFLKSRDPERTPFQWDKTISAGFSSTHLTWLPVHSNYKAVNLETQKLAATSHYKVFKALSALKKSAVVAQGSLQVTLVNNKVLGVVRKLGSTVAVLLINFSNSPVTANAKSTLDIPANLVIYTASIGSNLNSGMEVDTTSIRLPGAASVIYTSPSLLSQRAD; from the coding sequence ATGTTTCGATTAACAGTGATCGCGTGTTTAGTATTCCCTGCCCTGAGCGGCAGCATTCCTCGCCTGAGTGCCAGCACAGAATGGCACAAGAACGCTTTGGTCTACCAGATTTACCCGAGAAGCTTCAAAGACAGTAATGGAGACGGCATCGGTGACCTGAATGGGATCACCAGCAAGCTAGAGCACGTCGCGGACATCGGCGTCACGGCTTTCTGGCTTTCGCCGATCTACAGGAGTCCGCAGGTGGATTTCGGGTACGATATCTCCAACTTCACGGACGTTGACCCGGATTACGGCACCCTGGAGGACTTCGACAGGCTGGTGGCCAAGGCCAAGTCCCTCGGGCTCAAGGTGATCCTAGACTTGGTTCCTAATCATAGCTCTCCCGAGCATCCGTGGTTCAAGAAGAGCGTGCAGAAAATTAAACCGTACGACGAGTACTACATCTGGCGGGACGCCAAGATCGTCAATGGGACCAGGCAGCCACCAAACAATTGGCTGAGCACCTTCACGGGGCCTGCCTGGCAGTGGAACGAGGATCGAAAGCAATACTACCTGCACCAGTTCGCCGCAGGACAGCCGGATCTGAATTACCGTAGCGAGGCCTTAAACCAGGAGATGAAGGATGTACTGACTTTCTGGCTGAAGCGCGGGGTCGACGGCTTCCGCATTGACGCGATTAACTACATGTTCGAGGTGGTCAGTCTCATGGACGAACCATCGGCAAACAGGACCGACATCCCCGCTGACGATTACGACAGCCTGGTTCACATTTACACGAGGGATCAGAACGAGACGTATGATGTTCTGAAGAGCTGGAGAAAACTGATGGACGACTACTCCGACCAGAGCAAAACCGACGCCAAGATGATACTCACGGAAGCTTACACCACCGACGACTTGGTAAACAAATTCTACAAATACGGCTCCACCGTTCCCTTCAACTTTATGTTTATCATAGACTTAAACATCGCGTCCACCGCGGCAGAGTTTAAGAAACACGTGGACCAGTGGGTGAGCAGCGTCTCTGGCTCAGAATACCTGCCGAATTGGGTGGTAGGTAACCACGACAATCACCGCGTGAGAGCGAGGTACGGCGCTAAACGCGCTGATCAGATTTCCATGCTGTCGATGATGCTACCCGGGATCACTGTCGTTTATAACGGCGATGAGATCGGTATGCAGGACAGGAACTTCTCGTATCAGGAGACTTTGGACCCGGCTGGGTGCAACGCTGGCCCACAGAGATACTTTTTGAAGTCTAGAGACCCAGAAAGGACACCGTTCCAGTGGGACAAAACCATCAGCGCTGGGTTTTCATCTACGCATCTTACCTGGCTGCCCGTTCATAGCAATTACAAGGCTGTGAACCTAGAAACGCAGAAATTAGCAGCTACTTCCCATTACAAGGTGTTCAAAGCTCTGTCGGCGCTGAAAAAGAGCGCTGTCGTGGCCCAGGGCTCCCTCCAGGTCACTTTGGTCAACAATAAGGTTCTCGGTGTCGTTCGCAAATTAGGATCGACTGTTGCGGTGCTTTTGATCAACTTTTCGAATAGCCCAGTCACTGCCAATGCTAAGAGCACGCTCGACATCCCCGCGAACCTGGTAATTTACACTGCTAGCATTGGATCAAACCTTAATTCTGGTATGGAAGTTGACACCACCTCGATAAGGCTGCCTGGAGCTGCTTCGGTTATATATACTAGCCCCAGCCTACTTTCGCAACGAGCTGATTAA